In the genome of Streptomyces globosus, one region contains:
- a CDS encoding transglycosylase domain-containing protein: MGRADARRAQQQRSARRSPRGRADGKGRAGKRTGIRRFFTWKKVLGTFFGLMLLGMAALVGLYFYVEEPDPNAEATLQSNTYKYADGTVMAREGKMNREIVTLDKVPEEVQNAFIAIENKSFYQDRGVDFMGVARGLFNTVTGRGKAGGSTITQQYVKNFYLTQDQTPTRKVKELVISLKVDQRMEKPDILAGYLNTSYFGRGAYGIQAASRAYYGVDSSKLTLEQGAYLAALLQAPSDYDWATASERGKKLVMIRFNGVLDNMVEMGALDQAKRETLKFQEPIKPKPAPGLEGQKGYLKQAADAELRRQTNMSAAELQAGGWEIVLNIDPKKQAALEKAVDDELESKLNRKDRPVDASVQAGATSVDPKTGAIVAMYGGTGMADHWASNALRTDYQPGSTFKPVVLASALETKAVTQDKKPITPNALYDGTSKRPVVGSKIPFNPQNQDNKNYGDPMMTVQEATNYSVNSVYAQMIVDVKPQNAKKTAIQLGMKDREGWPEDKPAMSLGTMSANTVEMAAVYATLDNHGKRVTPSIIKSAKHSIREFQKVEAVGSQAITRETADTVTKVLTGVVNDGSGKAVKSSAYEAAGKTGTTESNVSAWFTAYTPELVTVVAMFGEEPGTGKQVTLTGTAGGGRAGGSSFPADIWKAYTLAALKGVNTAKFDLSEAEMGAVQTPSRSSSPSNSPSSTSPSPSGSPLSPSPDPSKLSPSPDPSKSSGKPDPTKSGSIKPDPTKSSASPPVLPPFQQQDQP; encoded by the coding sequence AAAGGGGCGCGCCGGCAAGCGGACCGGTATACGCCGCTTCTTCACCTGGAAGAAGGTCCTCGGGACCTTCTTCGGGTTGATGCTGCTGGGCATGGCAGCGCTCGTCGGCCTCTACTTCTACGTGGAGGAGCCCGACCCCAACGCCGAGGCGACCCTCCAGAGCAACACCTACAAGTACGCCGACGGCACCGTCATGGCCCGCGAGGGCAAGATGAACCGCGAGATCGTCACCCTCGACAAGGTGCCCGAGGAGGTCCAGAACGCCTTCATCGCCATCGAGAACAAGTCCTTCTACCAGGACCGGGGCGTCGACTTCATGGGCGTCGCCCGAGGCCTGTTCAACACGGTCACCGGCCGCGGCAAGGCAGGCGGCTCGACGATCACCCAGCAGTACGTCAAGAACTTCTACCTGACGCAGGACCAGACGCCGACGCGCAAGGTGAAGGAGCTGGTGATCTCCCTCAAGGTCGACCAGCGCATGGAGAAGCCGGACATCCTCGCCGGCTACCTGAACACCAGCTACTTCGGCCGCGGCGCGTACGGCATCCAGGCCGCCTCCCGGGCCTACTACGGCGTCGACTCCAGCAAGCTCACCCTGGAGCAGGGCGCCTACCTGGCGGCCCTCCTCCAGGCCCCCAGCGACTACGACTGGGCCACCGCGAGCGAGCGCGGCAAGAAGCTCGTCATGATCCGCTTCAACGGCGTCCTCGACAACATGGTCGAGATGGGCGCGCTGGACCAGGCCAAGCGCGAGACCCTGAAGTTCCAGGAGCCGATCAAGCCCAAGCCCGCCCCCGGCCTCGAAGGCCAGAAGGGCTACCTGAAGCAGGCCGCGGACGCCGAACTGCGCCGCCAGACCAACATGAGCGCGGCCGAACTCCAGGCCGGCGGCTGGGAGATCGTCCTCAACATCGACCCCAAGAAGCAGGCCGCACTGGAGAAGGCCGTCGACGACGAGCTGGAGTCCAAGCTCAACCGCAAGGACCGCCCCGTCGACGCCTCCGTCCAGGCCGGCGCCACCTCCGTCGACCCCAAGACCGGCGCCATCGTCGCCATGTACGGCGGCACCGGCATGGCCGACCACTGGGCGAGCAACGCGCTGCGCACCGACTACCAGCCGGGCTCGACGTTCAAGCCGGTCGTGCTGGCGTCCGCCCTGGAGACCAAGGCCGTCACCCAGGACAAGAAGCCGATCACCCCGAACGCGCTCTACGACGGCACCAGCAAGCGCCCCGTCGTCGGCAGCAAGATCCCGTTCAACCCGCAGAACCAGGACAACAAGAACTACGGCGACCCGATGATGACGGTGCAGGAGGCCACCAACTACTCGGTGAACTCCGTCTACGCCCAGATGATCGTCGACGTGAAGCCGCAGAACGCGAAGAAGACCGCGATCCAGCTCGGCATGAAGGACCGCGAGGGCTGGCCCGAGGACAAGCCGGCCATGTCGCTCGGCACGATGAGCGCCAACACCGTCGAGATGGCCGCCGTCTACGCCACCCTCGACAACCACGGCAAGAGGGTCACCCCCTCGATCATCAAGAGCGCCAAGCACAGCATCCGCGAGTTCCAGAAGGTCGAGGCCGTCGGCAGCCAGGCGATCACCCGCGAGACCGCCGACACCGTGACCAAGGTCCTCACCGGCGTCGTCAACGACGGCTCCGGCAAGGCCGTCAAGAGCTCCGCGTACGAGGCCGCCGGCAAGACCGGTACCACCGAGTCCAACGTGTCCGCCTGGTTCACCGCGTACACCCCCGAACTCGTCACCGTCGTCGCGATGTTCGGCGAGGAGCCGGGCACCGGCAAGCAGGTCACCCTCACCGGTACCGCGGGCGGCGGCCGCGCCGGCGGCTCCAGCTTCCCCGCCGACATCTGGAAGGCGTACACGCTGGCCGCCCTCAAGGGCGTGAACACCGCGAAGTTCGACCTCTCCGAGGCGGAGATGGGCGCCGTCCAGACCCCGTCCCGCAGCAGCTCCCCGTCGAACTCGCCCAGCTCGACGAGCCCCTCGCCGAGCGGCAGCCCGCTCTCGCCGAGCCCCGACCCGAGCAAGCTCTCGCCGAGCCCCGACCCGAGCAAGAGCTCCGGCAAGCCGGACCCGACCAAGAGCGGCTCGATCAAGCCGGACCCGACGAAGAGCTCGGCCAGCCCGCCCGTCCTGCCGCCCTTCCAACAGCAGGACCAGCCGTGA
- a CDS encoding SpoIIE family protein phosphatase, whose product MPAAAPDAAAGPAPEAAAAAPADPAGPQARPPGPDDACGPLPEATADTADAADADGDASGAEAGADPAAAEGASPARREGDRLRFVGAATRRIARGIDLDEIVLGLCRATVPTFSDAILVYLRDPLPVGDERPVGPVVLRLRRTDRLRPIDDLTGAEGAGAAGGAGELDFSQLPLLGPQGDLPAAELCEIMPGGALAEVLRGVRPVFGSSAGAQDALPELLGAGHPVPRGRRAILAPLRGRRRVIGAAVFLRSPERPAFEQNDLLVAAQLATHTALGIDKAVLYGREAYIADELQRTMLPDSLPQPTGVRLASRYLPAAETARVGGDWYDAIPLPGSRVALVVGDVMGHSMTSAAIMGQLRTTAQTLAQLDLPPAEVLHHLDEQAQRLGSDRMATCLYAVYDPVSHRITIANAGHPPPVLLHLGGRAEVLRVPPGAPIGVGGVDFEAVELDAPAGATLLLYTDGLVESRLRDVWTGIDQLRERLATTAQLTGLDHPPPLEALCDDVLDMLGPGDRDDDIALLAARFDGIAPSDVAYWFLDPEETAPGRARRFARRALTRWGLEELEDSVELLVSEVVTNAVRYAERPVTLRLLRTDVLRCEVGDDSPQLPRQRRARETDEGGRGLFLVNRMARRWGATRLSSGKVVWFELSLPAGRDRR is encoded by the coding sequence CTGCCGGCCGCCGCGCCCGACGCCGCCGCCGGCCCGGCCCCGGAAGCAGCCGCGGCCGCACCCGCCGATCCCGCCGGTCCGCAGGCTCGGCCGCCCGGTCCCGACGACGCCTGCGGCCCCCTGCCGGAGGCCACCGCCGACACCGCCGACGCCGCCGACGCCGACGGCGACGCCTCCGGCGCGGAAGCGGGCGCCGACCCGGCCGCCGCCGAGGGCGCGTCGCCGGCCCGCCGCGAGGGCGACCGGCTGCGCTTCGTGGGAGCCGCGACGCGCCGGATCGCCCGCGGCATCGACCTCGACGAGATCGTGCTCGGCCTGTGCCGGGCCACCGTCCCGACGTTCTCCGACGCCATCCTCGTCTACCTGCGCGACCCGCTCCCGGTCGGCGACGAGCGGCCCGTCGGCCCGGTCGTTTTAAGGCTGCGCCGCACCGACCGCCTCCGGCCGATCGACGACCTGACCGGAGCCGAGGGTGCCGGGGCCGCGGGGGGCGCCGGCGAACTCGACTTCAGCCAGCTGCCGCTGCTCGGCCCGCAGGGGGACCTGCCCGCCGCCGAGCTCTGCGAGATCATGCCCGGCGGGGCGCTCGCCGAGGTCCTCCGCGGCGTCCGCCCGGTGTTCGGCTCCTCCGCGGGCGCCCAGGACGCCCTGCCGGAGCTGCTGGGCGCCGGGCATCCCGTCCCGCGCGGCCGGCGGGCCATCCTGGCCCCGCTGCGCGGCCGGCGCCGGGTCATCGGCGCGGCCGTGTTCCTGCGCAGCCCGGAGCGCCCCGCGTTCGAGCAGAACGACCTGCTGGTCGCCGCCCAGCTCGCCACGCACACCGCCCTCGGCATCGACAAGGCCGTGCTGTACGGCCGCGAGGCCTACATCGCCGACGAGCTGCAGCGCACCATGCTCCCGGACAGCCTGCCCCAGCCGACGGGCGTCAGGCTCGCCTCCCGCTACCTGCCGGCCGCGGAGACCGCCCGGGTCGGCGGCGACTGGTACGACGCCATACCCCTGCCCGGCAGCCGCGTCGCGCTCGTCGTCGGCGACGTCATGGGGCACTCCATGACGTCCGCGGCCATCATGGGCCAGCTGCGGACCACCGCGCAGACGCTGGCCCAGCTCGACCTGCCGCCGGCCGAGGTGCTGCACCACCTGGACGAACAGGCGCAGCGGCTCGGCTCCGACCGCATGGCCACCTGCCTGTACGCCGTCTACGACCCGGTCTCGCACCGCATCACCATCGCCAACGCCGGCCACCCGCCGCCGGTGCTGCTGCACCTGGGCGGCCGGGCCGAGGTGCTGCGGGTGCCGCCGGGTGCGCCCATCGGCGTCGGCGGCGTCGACTTCGAGGCCGTCGAGCTGGACGCGCCCGCCGGGGCGACCCTGCTGCTGTACACCGACGGGCTGGTGGAGTCCCGGCTGCGGGACGTGTGGACGGGCATCGACCAGCTCCGGGAGCGCCTGGCCACCACCGCGCAGCTGACGGGCCTGGACCACCCGCCGCCGCTGGAGGCCCTCTGCGACGACGTCCTCGACATGCTCGGCCCCGGCGACCGGGACGACGACATCGCGCTGCTCGCCGCCCGCTTCGACGGGATCGCGCCGAGCGATGTCGCGTACTGGTTCCTCGACCCGGAGGAGACCGCGCCCGGGCGGGCCCGCCGCTTCGCGCGGCGCGCACTGACCCGCTGGGGGCTGGAGGAGCTGGAGGACTCGGTGGAGCTCCTCGTCAGCGAGGTCGTCACCAACGCGGTCCGCTACGCGGAGCGGCCCGTCACGCTGCGCCTGCTGCGGACGGACGTGCTGCGCTGCGAGGTCGGCGACGACTCCCCGCAGCTGCCGCGGCAGCGCCGCGCCCGGGAGACCGACGAGGGCGGCCGCGGCCTGTTCCTGGTGAACCGGATGGCCCGCCGCTGGGGTGCGACCCGGCTGAGCAGCGGCAAGGTGGTCTGGTTCGAGCTGTCGCTGCCCGCCGGGCGCGACCGCCGCTGA
- the fomD gene encoding cytidylyl-2-hydroxypropylphosphonate hydrolase has translation MTGTAGRGGGEAQGVRWGRGEQVLWRYRDHAPGGLAGAVHICRPVTVVEDTDELLAVWMAPGTECVKPVLADGTPVHEEPLATRYTAPRTTVRSRWFGTGVLKLARPADPWSVWLFWEPGWRFRSWYVNLEEPRSRWSGGVDSVDHFLDISVYPDRTWTWRDEDEFAQAQRAGLMGPEQARRVQEAGRAALEAVKAWGSPFSDGWEDWRPDPAWTVPALPGDWDRTPAHMTS, from the coding sequence ATGACAGGTACCGCAGGCCGCGGGGGCGGCGAGGCTCAGGGCGTCCGGTGGGGGCGGGGCGAGCAGGTCCTCTGGCGCTACCGCGACCACGCGCCCGGCGGCCTGGCGGGCGCGGTCCACATCTGCCGCCCGGTCACCGTGGTCGAGGACACCGACGAGCTGCTGGCGGTGTGGATGGCGCCCGGCACCGAGTGCGTCAAGCCGGTCCTGGCCGACGGCACCCCCGTCCACGAGGAGCCGCTCGCGACGCGCTACACGGCGCCGCGCACCACGGTGCGCTCCCGCTGGTTCGGCACCGGCGTGCTGAAGCTGGCCCGGCCCGCCGACCCGTGGTCGGTGTGGCTCTTCTGGGAGCCGGGCTGGCGGTTCAGGAGCTGGTACGTGAACCTGGAGGAGCCCCGGTCGCGCTGGTCGGGCGGCGTCGACTCCGTCGACCACTTCCTCGACATCTCCGTCTACCCCGACCGCACCTGGACGTGGCGCGACGAGGACGAGTTCGCCCAGGCGCAGCGGGCGGGCCTGATGGGCCCGGAGCAGGCCCGCCGCGTGCAGGAGGCCGGCCGGGCCGCGCTGGAGGCCGTCAAGGCGTGGGGGTCGCCGTTCTCGGACGGGTGGGAGGACTGGCGCCCCGATCCGGCATGGACGGTTCCGGCCCTGCCCGGGGACTGGGACCGCACCCCGGCGCATATGACCTCATGA
- a CDS encoding class II fumarate hydratase, with product MTDGHQQDAGAGTGTGTGTHRIERDSMGEVRVPAHAKWRAQTQRAVENFPLSGQRLERAHIEALARIKAAAAKVNADLGVIADDVAEAITAAAAEVAEGRWDDHFPVDVFQTGSGTSSNMNANEVIATLATERLGRDVHPNDHVNASQSSNDVFPSSIHIAATAAVTRELIPALRHLELALERKAAEFAEVVKAGRTHLMDATPVTLGQEFGGYAAQVRLGIERLESALPRLAELPLGGTAVGTGINTPAGFSEAVIAEVAAATGLPLTEARNHFEAQGARDALVEASGVLRTIAVSLTKVCNDLRWMASGPRTGLAEINLPDLQPGSSIMPGKVNPVVPEAVLMIAAQVTGNDTAVAVAGAAGNFELNVMLPVMARNLLESIRLLGSGSRLLADRTVDGITANTARAREYAESSPSVVTPLNRHIGYEEAARVAKRALAERKTIREVVLESGYVDRGDLTLEQLDEALDVLRMTRP from the coding sequence ATGACGGACGGACACCAGCAGGACGCCGGTGCCGGCACCGGTACCGGTACCGGCACCCACCGCATCGAGCGCGACTCCATGGGCGAGGTCAGGGTCCCCGCGCACGCCAAGTGGCGGGCCCAGACCCAGCGGGCGGTGGAGAACTTCCCCCTCTCCGGCCAGCGCCTGGAGCGCGCCCACATCGAGGCCCTCGCCCGCATCAAGGCGGCCGCCGCCAAGGTCAACGCGGACCTCGGCGTCATCGCGGACGACGTCGCCGAGGCGATCACCGCGGCCGCCGCCGAGGTCGCCGAGGGCCGCTGGGACGACCACTTCCCGGTGGACGTCTTCCAGACCGGGTCGGGCACCTCGTCCAACATGAACGCCAACGAGGTCATCGCCACCCTCGCGACCGAGCGCCTCGGCCGGGACGTGCACCCCAACGACCACGTCAACGCCTCGCAGAGCTCCAACGACGTGTTCCCCTCGTCCATCCACATCGCGGCGACGGCCGCCGTCACCCGGGAGCTGATCCCGGCGCTGCGCCACCTCGAACTGGCACTGGAACGCAAGGCGGCCGAGTTCGCCGAGGTCGTCAAGGCCGGCCGCACGCACCTGATGGACGCCACCCCGGTCACCCTGGGCCAGGAGTTCGGCGGGTACGCCGCCCAGGTGCGCCTCGGCATCGAGCGGCTGGAGTCGGCGCTGCCCCGGCTGGCCGAACTGCCGCTCGGCGGCACCGCGGTGGGCACCGGCATCAACACCCCGGCCGGCTTCTCGGAGGCCGTGATCGCCGAGGTCGCCGCGGCGACCGGGCTGCCGCTGACGGAGGCCCGCAACCACTTCGAGGCCCAGGGGGCGCGCGACGCGCTGGTGGAGGCCTCCGGCGTGCTCCGCACGATCGCGGTGTCCCTGACCAAGGTCTGCAACGACCTGCGCTGGATGGCCTCCGGCCCGCGCACGGGATTGGCCGAAATCAACCTCCCGGACCTGCAGCCGGGCTCCTCCATCATGCCGGGGAAGGTCAATCCGGTGGTCCCGGAGGCCGTCCTGATGATCGCGGCGCAGGTGACGGGGAACGACACCGCGGTCGCCGTCGCCGGCGCGGCGGGCAACTTCGAGCTCAACGTGATGCTCCCGGTGATGGCCCGGAACCTGCTGGAGTCGATCCGGCTCCTCGGCTCCGGCAGCCGCCTCCTCGCCGACCGCACCGTGGACGGCATCACCGCCAACACGGCACGGGCCAGGGAGTACGCCGAGTCCTCCCCCTCCGTGGTCACCCCCCTCAACCGCCACATCGGCTACGAGGAGGCCGCCCGGGTCGCCAAGCGGGCGCTCGCGGAGCGGAAGACGATCAGGGAGGTGGTCCTGGAGTCCGGCTACGTCGACCGCGGCGACCTGACCCTGGAGCAGCTCGACGAGGCCCTCGACGTCCTGCGCATGACCCGGCCCTGA
- a CDS encoding ricin-type beta-trefoil lectin domain protein gives MTRTGAKPRLRSTLAALAAAAAALGGATAVTPPAHAAPAAAAAGTASTATTTAGKPLPAALEAVRAAEATRIYGDPAVRPMAARKTALISLGDSEISGEGTGTYDPATNTPANQCHRSPEAAVHRTGIPADLTFNAACSGAYTGNIRIGGTPQYADELVQSDTLAIKARNTRITMVLLVAGANDDLQFGPVMTDCVTRWILSQGACEPAYAPGWQARVDALRPKVEATVADLRTTMRDAGYADGDYRLVVMGYPSPIGPDFRDNPAFPGKLPGGCAGYDSDAAWGRNHAVPAFEEGIRAAARASGAVYLDNSRLFHGHEVCMEDTWARGLYLDLADHFPWDEDTARQSFHPNTRGHAAFASCLTQLYASGLREASCADPASTGTPVLTPGAWDDLFGPLRHPATANCLDADGASSANGTRVLAWDCHGGRNQGWWYDAHRRSLHTELTHDRCLDVPGGDYRAGTGTVLWNCHGGANQQWLRDGGTLRPAAAPGLCLTVTDPRRPARLQPCDGTPAQRFT, from the coding sequence ATGACACGTACAGGTGCGAAACCCAGGCTCAGATCTACCCTCGCCGCCCTCGCGGCGGCCGCGGCCGCCCTCGGGGGCGCCACCGCCGTCACCCCACCGGCCCACGCGGCGCCGGCGGCCGCGGCGGCCGGCACCGCCAGCACCGCCACCACCACCGCCGGCAAGCCGCTGCCGGCCGCGCTGGAGGCCGTACGCGCCGCCGAGGCGACCCGCATCTACGGCGACCCGGCCGTCCGCCCCATGGCCGCGCGCAAGACCGCTCTGATCTCCCTCGGCGACAGCGAGATCTCCGGCGAGGGCACCGGCACCTACGACCCGGCCACCAACACCCCGGCCAACCAGTGCCACCGCTCGCCCGAGGCCGCCGTCCACCGCACCGGCATCCCCGCCGACCTCACCTTCAACGCGGCCTGCTCCGGCGCGTACACCGGCAACATCCGCATCGGCGGCACCCCCCAGTACGCCGATGAACTCGTCCAGAGCGACACCCTCGCCATCAAGGCCCGCAACACCCGCATCACCATGGTCCTGCTCGTCGCCGGCGCCAACGACGACCTCCAGTTCGGCCCCGTCATGACCGACTGCGTCACCCGCTGGATCCTCTCCCAGGGCGCCTGCGAGCCCGCGTACGCCCCCGGCTGGCAGGCCCGCGTCGACGCCCTGCGGCCCAAGGTCGAGGCCACCGTCGCCGACCTCAGGACCACCATGCGCGACGCCGGCTACGCCGACGGCGACTACCGCCTCGTCGTCATGGGATACCCGAGCCCCATCGGCCCGGACTTCCGCGACAACCCCGCCTTCCCGGGCAAGCTGCCCGGCGGCTGCGCCGGGTACGACTCCGACGCCGCCTGGGGCCGCAACCACGCCGTCCCCGCCTTCGAGGAGGGCATCCGCGCCGCCGCCCGCGCCTCCGGCGCCGTCTACCTCGACAACTCCCGGCTCTTCCACGGCCACGAGGTGTGCATGGAGGACACCTGGGCCCGCGGCCTGTACCTCGACCTCGCCGACCACTTCCCGTGGGACGAGGACACCGCCCGCCAGTCCTTCCACCCGAACACCCGCGGGCACGCCGCCTTCGCGTCCTGCCTCACCCAGCTGTACGCCTCCGGACTGCGCGAGGCCTCCTGCGCCGACCCCGCCTCCACCGGCACCCCGGTCCTCACCCCCGGTGCCTGGGACGACCTCTTCGGCCCCCTGCGCCACCCGGCCACCGCGAACTGCCTCGACGCGGACGGCGCCTCCAGCGCCAACGGCACCCGCGTCCTCGCCTGGGACTGCCACGGCGGCCGCAACCAGGGCTGGTGGTACGACGCCCACCGCCGCTCGCTCCACACCGAACTCACCCACGACCGCTGCCTCGACGTCCCCGGCGGCGACTACCGCGCGGGCACCGGCACCGTCCTGTGGAACTGCCACGGCGGGGCCAACCAGCAGTGGCTCCGCGACGGCGGCACCCTGCGGCCCGCCGCCGCCCCGGGCCTCTGCCTGACGGTCACGGACCCGCGCCGGCCGGCCCGCCTCCAACCCTGCGACGGCACGCCGGCCCAGCGCTTCACGTAA
- a CDS encoding glycerophosphodiester phosphodiesterase, which produces MTYQAFSGARGVRVVAHRGASHEHPEHTLAAYRQAIADGADALECDVRLSADGRLVCVHDRRVDRTSDGRGIVSAMTYEQLAALDFGSWKGAGHRGAQVLLFEDLLKEALAAGRPVGLAVETKHPTRAGGRLEAELVRVLKDHGLADGAEGLVEVMSFSRTALMRLHRLAPGLPAVYLIERAVRPPRPPFAGHAGPGIDLVRKDPGLVGRLKAKGLRVRVWTVDEVEDVELCLRLGVDTLITNRPREVREYLDRR; this is translated from the coding sequence ATGACCTACCAGGCGTTTTCCGGGGCCCGCGGTGTGCGGGTCGTCGCCCACCGCGGGGCTTCGCACGAGCACCCCGAGCACACGCTCGCCGCCTACCGGCAGGCCATCGCCGACGGGGCCGACGCGCTGGAGTGCGACGTGCGGCTCAGTGCCGACGGGCGGCTGGTGTGCGTGCACGACCGGCGTGTCGACCGCACCTCCGACGGGCGGGGGATCGTCTCCGCCATGACGTACGAGCAGCTCGCCGCGCTCGACTTCGGCTCCTGGAAGGGCGCCGGGCACCGCGGCGCGCAGGTGCTGCTCTTCGAGGACCTGCTGAAGGAGGCCCTCGCCGCGGGCCGGCCCGTCGGGCTCGCCGTGGAGACGAAGCACCCGACGCGGGCCGGGGGCCGGCTGGAGGCCGAGCTGGTGCGGGTCCTGAAGGACCACGGGCTGGCCGACGGGGCGGAGGGGCTGGTGGAGGTGATGAGCTTCTCCCGTACCGCGCTGATGCGGCTGCACCGGCTGGCGCCGGGGCTGCCCGCGGTGTACCTGATCGAGCGGGCCGTGCGCCCGCCGCGGCCGCCGTTCGCGGGCCACGCCGGGCCGGGCATCGACCTCGTCCGCAAGGACCCGGGGCTGGTGGGGCGGCTGAAGGCCAAGGGGCTGCGGGTGCGGGTGTGGACGGTGGACGAGGTCGAGGACGTCGAGCTGTGCCTGCGCCTCGGCGTGGACACGCTGATCACGAACCGGCCCCGGGAGGTACGGGAGTACCTGGACCGGCGGTGA
- a CDS encoding helix-turn-helix domain-containing protein, translated as MVVEVRGVNRAQLGAALRALRQASGKEAKAVARSAVMSASKLSKIETGKVAPSATDVECILTAIGVSDEVKEEYLEAVRAAATETTAWRLIRRMGLHKAQQQTRALEAQMTLLRLFQPALVPGLLQTPEYIHAILSRHGLGEDMLSRTVSARMERQQALYDSAKRLQFVITEPVLRWRIVSAARMAEQIDRLAFLSRLPNVDIRIVSLSAHQGDIANHAFAIRDDRTVTVETVHAEIIVTDPRDVALYVQKFEGFASVALSGNAMRSMLEVIRDEFLREQETG; from the coding sequence TTGGTGGTCGAAGTACGGGGAGTGAACAGAGCACAGCTGGGAGCCGCGCTGCGGGCGCTACGGCAGGCATCCGGAAAGGAAGCCAAAGCCGTTGCCCGTAGCGCTGTCATGTCTGCCAGCAAGCTAAGCAAGATCGAGACCGGCAAGGTCGCCCCTTCCGCCACCGACGTTGAGTGCATCCTTACGGCCATCGGCGTGTCGGATGAAGTCAAGGAGGAGTACCTGGAGGCCGTCAGGGCGGCGGCAACAGAGACCACAGCCTGGCGCCTCATCCGCCGAATGGGCCTGCATAAGGCACAACAGCAGACACGGGCCCTGGAGGCCCAAATGACGCTGCTGCGACTCTTTCAGCCGGCCTTGGTGCCGGGCCTGCTGCAGACGCCCGAATACATTCACGCGATTCTCTCCAGGCACGGCCTCGGCGAGGACATGCTTTCTCGAACCGTCAGCGCCCGCATGGAACGCCAGCAGGCGCTTTACGACTCGGCCAAGCGTCTCCAGTTCGTCATCACCGAGCCTGTACTGCGGTGGCGCATCGTCTCAGCCGCCCGGATGGCCGAACAGATCGACAGGCTTGCCTTCCTTTCCCGCCTGCCGAACGTAGACATCCGAATCGTCTCCTTGAGCGCACACCAAGGGGATATAGCCAATCACGCCTTCGCCATCCGGGATGATCGAACGGTAACCGTTGAGACCGTTCATGCGGAGATTATCGTGACCGACCCTCGGGATGTGGCACTGTATGTGCAAAAATTCGAAGGGTTCGCCTCAGTTGCGCTATCCGGCAACGCCATGCGCTCAATGCTTGAAGTGATCCGAGACGAGTTCTTGCGCGAACAGGAAACCGGCTAG
- a CDS encoding DUF6879 family protein — MAPKNLGELFDAFEREAFRLETLADYGKSGNTEAYGAFLAGEPQPSDYNDAWVSELRSHTSRGRRIYRVHILARPLTPYLRFELGWGYTKNMTGGEEFFILDITERPNPLAGVPDFWLMDNLTPGVMRYSDDGAFLGADILPEGRAEEFRTYRDTAMTHAVPFTDWWSKYGE; from the coding sequence GTGGCGCCTAAGAATCTTGGCGAACTCTTCGACGCGTTCGAACGTGAGGCGTTCCGGCTGGAGACTCTGGCCGACTACGGCAAGTCGGGGAACACGGAAGCCTACGGAGCGTTCCTCGCGGGCGAGCCTCAGCCGTCCGACTACAACGACGCGTGGGTGTCAGAGCTGCGTTCGCACACCAGCAGGGGCCGACGCATCTACCGCGTGCATATCCTTGCACGCCCTCTCACTCCGTATCTGCGCTTCGAGCTCGGCTGGGGATACACGAAAAACATGACGGGCGGGGAAGAATTCTTCATCCTCGACATCACTGAACGCCCCAACCCCCTTGCTGGGGTTCCAGATTTCTGGCTGATGGACAATCTGACGCCGGGAGTGATGCGCTACTCGGACGACGGAGCGTTCCTGGGCGCCGACATTCTCCCCGAGGGGCGCGCAGAGGAATTCCGCACCTACCGCGATACGGCCATGACACACGCCGTACCGTTCACCGATTGGTGGTCGAAGTACGGGGAGTGA